The following are encoded together in the Oceanobacillus zhaokaii genome:
- a CDS encoding MgtC/SapB family protein — protein sequence MDTFFHIVFGDDFHIIIIRLLIALVLSGLIGFERELNNHSAGFRTHILVGVGSCLMMLMSLYGFASFIETYDNVRFDPARIPSYVISGIGFLGAGTIIVYGGTIRGLTTAASIWTVAGIGLVVGVGMYGAAALATLIILISLIFLNNFEKILPRIHVSSFIEIIVEPEFEIKDVVAIAEKFGETVKNIEIIKMESNIRKIQIRLIHGKNSERISMLDEISKIDFVNNVSELDK from the coding sequence TTGGATACATTCTTCCACATAGTATTTGGCGATGATTTTCATATTATTATTATTCGTTTACTTATTGCCCTAGTATTATCGGGGTTAATTGGATTTGAACGAGAACTTAATAATCATTCAGCTGGTTTTCGTACGCATATTCTAGTAGGAGTTGGCTCTTGTCTAATGATGTTAATGTCATTATATGGGTTTGCTTCATTTATAGAGACGTATGATAATGTACGATTTGATCCAGCACGTATACCATCTTATGTTATAAGTGGGATTGGTTTTCTAGGGGCTGGAACTATCATTGTATATGGGGGCACAATTCGTGGTTTAACTACTGCAGCATCCATTTGGACGGTAGCTGGGATTGGTCTAGTAGTAGGAGTCGGCATGTATGGTGCTGCAGCCTTAGCAACATTGATAATTCTAATCAGTTTAATCTTCCTTAATAATTTCGAGAAAATTCTTCCAAGAATACATGTTTCGAGTTTTATCGAAATTATTGTCGAACCAGAATTTGAGATTAAAGATGTTGTCGCTATTGCAGAGAAATTTGGCGAAACGGTAAAAAATATAGAAATAATAAAAATGGAGAGTAACATTAGAAAAATTCAAATTAGATTAATTCATGGAAAGAATAGTGAAAGAATCTCTATGTTAGATGAAATCTCTAAAATTGATTTTGTAAATAATGTTTCAGAACTAGATAAATAA
- a CDS encoding CtsR family transcriptional regulator, giving the protein MSNISDVIEQYLKKVLQSKGQNAIEIKRSEIAELFQCVPSQINYVINTRFTVEKGYTVESKRGGGGYIRIIRVTHQDKSDLIDEIIQLINPTVTQRSSLDILERLLEEEIISKREAKLMLSAIDRTTLAFKLPLRDEIRARILTAMLTQLKYM; this is encoded by the coding sequence ATGAGTAATATTTCAGATGTTATTGAACAGTATTTAAAAAAAGTATTGCAATCTAAGGGACAAAATGCGATTGAAATTAAACGAAGTGAAATTGCAGAATTGTTTCAATGTGTACCTTCCCAAATCAATTATGTAATCAATACGCGTTTTACTGTGGAAAAAGGGTATACAGTAGAAAGTAAGCGTGGTGGTGGTGGATACATTCGAATCATAAGAGTAACACATCAAGATAAATCAGATTTAATAGACGAAATCATTCAGTTGATAAATCCGACCGTGACGCAACGCTCATCATTAGATATACTTGAGCGACTTTTAGAAGAAGAAATAATTTCAAAGCGAGAGGCAAAGCTGATGCTTAGTGCCATTGATCGAACTACACTCGCGTTTAAGCTGCCTCTCCGTGATGAAATACGGGCACGCATATTAACCGCTATGCTTACACAATTAAAATATATGTAG
- a CDS encoding UvrB/UvrC motif-containing protein produces MECQECQERPATLHFTQVINGKKKEIHVCEVCAKEKGYLTYPDETYSFHHLLTDLINFNASKIDSLENKTFKQQAQDLACAHCGMTFSQFKQIGKFGCASCYGTFSSRLDPIFRRAHAGNTKHNGKVPKRTGIDLQTRKQIESYKKELQHLIETEAFEDAAVIRDKIKGLESNSKKSEAGDKS; encoded by the coding sequence GTGGAATGCCAAGAATGCCAAGAACGACCAGCCACACTTCATTTTACACAAGTAATTAATGGCAAAAAGAAGGAAATTCATGTTTGTGAGGTCTGTGCGAAAGAGAAAGGTTATTTAACCTATCCTGATGAAACATATTCGTTTCATCATTTATTAACAGATTTAATTAATTTTAATGCATCAAAGATCGATAGTTTAGAAAATAAAACGTTCAAGCAACAAGCACAGGATTTGGCATGTGCCCATTGTGGAATGACATTTTCACAGTTTAAGCAGATTGGAAAATTTGGATGTGCATCCTGTTATGGCACCTTCTCTTCTCGGTTAGATCCTATTTTCCGTCGTGCACATGCAGGGAACACAAAGCATAATGGAAAAGTTCCAAAACGAACAGGGATAGACCTGCAAACCAGGAAACAAATAGAGAGCTATAAAAAGGAGTTACAACATTTAATTGAAACAGAAGCATTTGAAGATGCCGCAGTTATTCGCGACAAAATTAAAGGACTGGAGAGTAATTCAAAGAAATCAGAAGCAGGTGACAAGTCATGA
- a CDS encoding protein arginine kinase gives MSLEHFIDEAISPWMRDDGPESDIVLSSRIRLARNFADIPYPLIADEGKLEEIHDFFQEKYEHQSFQNHEEFEFISISDLTGVEKHVLVEKHLISPHLVKYSDEAAALISQNEQISVMINEEDHLRIQLYYPGLQLGKALEDAFAFDDWLEEKVDYAFDEMRGYLTCCPTNVGTGLRASVMMHLPGLTMTKQINRIIPAINQLGFVVRGIYGEGSEALGNIFQVSNQITLGKSEEDIVSDLESIVNQLIGHERNARSILMKQSELTLEDRIYRSYGVLEYSRIINATEAARCISNVRLGIDLGIIKHTSRNILNELMVLIQPGFLQHFAKKNLTANERDVLRASLIRERLELEK, from the coding sequence ATGAGCTTAGAGCATTTTATCGATGAAGCCATCAGTCCTTGGATGCGTGACGATGGTCCGGAAAGTGACATTGTCTTAAGCAGTCGAATAAGATTAGCGAGAAATTTTGCTGATATACCCTACCCCTTAATTGCAGATGAAGGGAAATTAGAAGAGATACATGATTTTTTCCAAGAAAAATATGAACATCAATCATTTCAGAACCATGAAGAATTTGAATTCATTTCAATAAGTGACCTGACAGGGGTTGAGAAGCATGTCCTAGTCGAGAAGCACTTAATTAGCCCTCATTTAGTAAAGTATAGTGATGAGGCTGCAGCTCTTATCTCACAAAATGAGCAAATATCCGTAATGATAAATGAAGAAGATCATCTCCGGATTCAACTCTATTATCCAGGATTACAATTGGGGAAAGCATTGGAAGATGCATTTGCTTTTGACGATTGGCTGGAGGAGAAAGTTGACTATGCATTTGATGAAATGCGAGGATATTTAACTTGTTGTCCTACAAATGTTGGTACAGGGTTACGCGCCTCTGTAATGATGCATTTGCCGGGATTGACAATGACGAAGCAGATTAATCGAATCATACCAGCGATTAACCAATTAGGTTTTGTGGTAAGAGGTATATATGGTGAGGGCAGTGAAGCGTTAGGTAATATATTTCAGGTTTCCAATCAGATTACGCTAGGTAAATCGGAAGAAGATATTGTGAGTGACTTAGAGAGTATTGTGAATCAATTAATTGGACATGAACGAAACGCTCGCAGCATACTTATGAAACAATCTGAATTAACACTGGAAGATCGTATTTATCGTTCTTATGGTGTTTTAGAATATAGTCGCATCATCAATGCAACAGAGGCAGCTAGATGCATCTCAAACGTGCGATTAGGAATAGATTTAGGTATTATTAAACATACATCAAGAAATATACTTAACGAACTTATGGTACTTATTCAACCAGGATTCTTACAGCATTTTGCTAAGAAAAACTTAACAGCTAATGAGCGTGATGTGCTTCGTGCATCACTCATCCGAGAACGATTAGAATTAGAGAAATAG
- the clpC gene encoding ATP-dependent protease ATP-binding subunit ClpC: MMFGRFTEKAQKVLALSQEEAVRLGHTNIGTEHILLGLVREGEGIAAKALQSLGLEVPKIQEEVEKLIGVGKQQMQTIHYTPRAKKVVELSQDEARKLGHSYVGTEHILLGLIREGEGVAARVLNNLGVSLNKARQQVLQLLGSNESQAGRQGRNGQQQSNANTPTLDSLARDLTQSAKDGKIDPVIGRAKEIERVIQILSRRTKNNPVLIGEPGVGKTAVAEGLAQQIIDNEVPETLRDKRVMTLDMGTVVAGTKYRGEFEDRLKKVMEEIRQAGNVILFIDELHTLIGAGGAEGAIDASNILKPSLARGELQCIGATTLDEYRKYIEKDAALERRFQPITVDEPTLEETIQILNGLRDRYEAHHRVSITDEAIEAAATLSDRYITDRFLPDKAIDLIDEAGSKVRLRSYTIPPNLKELEQKLEEVRKEKDAAVQSQEFEKAASLRDSEQRFREEVEATKQEWKEKQGQTDSEVTMEDIASVVSIWTGVPVSKLTKDETKRLLNMEETLHERVIGQEEAVDAVAKAIRRARAGLKDPKRPIGSFIFLGPTGVGKTELARALAEVMFADEDAMIRIDMSEYMERHSTSRLVGSPPGYVGYDEGGQLTEKVRRKPYSVVLLDEIEKAHPEVFNILLQVLEDGRLTDSKGRVVDFRNTVIIMTSNVGASELKQNKYVGFNLGDETQDYKDMKSKVMDELKKVFRPEFLNRIDETIVFHSLEKKHMKNIVVLMIKQLQQRLKEQEIDFALTDKAVEKIANEGFDPEYGARPLRRSIQKNIEDLLSEELLKGTISIGEKVKVGLNNKGDFIILAQ, from the coding sequence ATGATGTTTGGACGTTTTACAGAAAAAGCGCAGAAAGTATTAGCTTTATCTCAAGAAGAAGCTGTACGCCTTGGACATACGAATATTGGTACAGAGCATATTCTCTTAGGTCTTGTTCGAGAAGGCGAGGGTATCGCGGCGAAAGCATTGCAATCATTAGGATTGGAAGTTCCAAAAATCCAAGAGGAAGTGGAAAAGTTAATTGGTGTAGGCAAACAGCAGATGCAAACTATTCATTACACACCTCGAGCGAAGAAGGTCGTCGAGCTATCTCAAGATGAAGCGCGAAAATTAGGCCATTCTTATGTAGGTACAGAACATATTTTACTAGGACTAATTCGAGAAGGCGAAGGGGTAGCTGCTCGCGTGTTGAATAACTTAGGCGTTAGCTTAAATAAAGCGCGCCAGCAAGTACTGCAGCTTTTAGGGAGCAATGAATCTCAAGCTGGTCGCCAAGGACGAAATGGACAGCAACAATCAAATGCAAATACACCAACACTTGATTCCTTGGCAAGAGATTTAACGCAAAGCGCGAAAGACGGGAAAATTGATCCTGTTATTGGCCGTGCAAAGGAAATTGAGCGCGTGATTCAAATACTTAGTCGTCGCACCAAGAATAACCCGGTTTTAATCGGGGAGCCTGGTGTGGGTAAAACAGCAGTCGCAGAGGGACTCGCACAGCAAATTATCGATAATGAAGTTCCAGAAACGTTGCGTGATAAACGAGTAATGACCCTTGATATGGGTACTGTTGTTGCAGGTACGAAATATCGTGGTGAATTTGAAGATCGTTTGAAGAAGGTGATGGAGGAAATTCGCCAAGCCGGAAATGTCATTCTATTCATTGATGAGCTGCATACGTTAATTGGTGCAGGTGGAGCAGAGGGTGCAATTGATGCATCCAATATTTTGAAACCTTCTCTTGCACGTGGAGAATTACAATGTATTGGTGCAACAACGCTTGATGAGTATCGTAAATATATTGAAAAAGATGCAGCATTAGAGCGCAGGTTCCAGCCAATTACAGTGGATGAGCCAACATTAGAAGAAACAATCCAAATCTTAAATGGCCTTCGTGATCGCTATGAGGCACATCACCGTGTTTCAATTACAGACGAAGCGATCGAAGCAGCTGCAACCCTTTCAGATAGATATATTACCGATCGTTTCTTACCAGACAAGGCGATTGATTTAATTGATGAGGCGGGATCTAAAGTACGTTTGCGTTCATATACGATTCCACCAAATTTAAAAGAATTAGAGCAAAAGCTTGAAGAAGTACGAAAAGAAAAAGATGCAGCAGTACAAAGCCAGGAATTTGAAAAGGCAGCATCATTACGTGACTCTGAGCAGCGTTTCCGTGAAGAAGTAGAAGCGACGAAGCAAGAGTGGAAGGAAAAACAAGGGCAAACTGATTCCGAAGTGACAATGGAGGATATTGCAAGTGTTGTATCCATTTGGACTGGAGTTCCAGTTTCCAAGCTAACGAAGGATGAAACGAAACGCCTTCTAAATATGGAAGAAACATTGCATGAACGTGTGATTGGTCAAGAAGAGGCAGTGGATGCAGTAGCCAAAGCAATCCGCCGAGCACGTGCTGGCTTAAAGGATCCAAAACGTCCAATTGGTTCATTTATTTTCTTAGGCCCAACTGGTGTTGGTAAAACGGAACTTGCACGTGCACTTGCAGAAGTGATGTTCGCTGATGAAGATGCGATGATTCGTATCGATATGTCGGAATATATGGAGCGGCACTCAACGTCTCGTCTTGTTGGTTCGCCTCCAGGATATGTAGGCTACGATGAAGGTGGTCAGCTTACGGAAAAAGTACGAAGAAAGCCATACTCTGTAGTTCTCCTAGATGAAATCGAGAAGGCTCATCCAGAAGTATTTAATATTCTACTGCAAGTACTAGAAGATGGCCGACTAACAGATTCGAAGGGCCGTGTTGTTGATTTCCGCAACACTGTGATTATCATGACATCTAACGTTGGTGCAAGTGAATTGAAACAGAATAAATATGTTGGGTTTAATCTCGGAGACGAAACACAAGATTATAAAGATATGAAATCTAAAGTGATGGATGAATTGAAAAAGGTATTCCGTCCTGAATTTTTAAACCGTATTGACGAAACCATCGTGTTCCATTCCTTAGAGAAGAAACACATGAAAAATATTGTTGTATTAATGATCAAGCAGCTGCAACAGCGCTTGAAGGAACAGGAGATTGACTTTGCTCTTACGGATAAAGCAGTTGAAAAGATTGCTAATGAAGGATTTGACCCTGAATATGGTGCACGTCCATTACGTCGGTCAATTCAAAAGAACATTGAAGATTTATTATCTGAAGAGCTTCTTAAAGGAACAATTTCAATCGGTGAGAAAGTAAAGGTCGGACTGAATAACAAAGGTGACTTTATTATTCTTGCACAATAA
- a CDS encoding PIN/TRAM domain-containing protein, which produces MLKIIVNLFFIVLGATAGYLYVPDILSLLGVSADSWFTSPYVGMVLGAIVFFLISYWLADYIVNFLKWIEDALIKLPAVDLMFGSLGLIIGLVIAYFFTIPLQDIRIEIVSQILPLFITILLGYFGFQVGFRRRDEFFNLLKTNKREKRKSIDGQDVEEATGSRAKILDTSVIIDGRIADICQTNFLEGTLIIPQFVLGELQHIADSSDALKRNRGRRGLDVLNRIQKDLPIKVEIYNGDFEEIQEVDSKLIKLAKVIDGVVVTNDFNLNKVCDLQGVSVLNINDLANAVKPVVLPGEELVVQVIKDGKEHNQGVAYLDDGTMIVVEEGRDYIGQTIEVLITSVLQTSAGRMIFAKPKLLEKAQ; this is translated from the coding sequence GTGCTAAAAATAATTGTAAATTTATTTTTTATTGTTTTAGGAGCAACAGCAGGGTATTTATATGTTCCAGATATTCTTAGTTTATTAGGTGTTTCAGCAGATAGTTGGTTCACATCACCATATGTGGGCATGGTATTAGGTGCAATCGTATTCTTCCTTATCTCTTATTGGTTAGCGGACTATATTGTAAACTTCTTAAAATGGATAGAGGATGCACTTATAAAATTACCAGCAGTGGATTTAATGTTTGGTAGTTTAGGATTAATCATAGGATTGGTCATAGCATACTTTTTCACAATACCATTACAAGATATTCGGATTGAAATTGTCTCGCAAATATTACCGCTCTTTATTACCATTTTACTTGGTTATTTTGGATTCCAAGTCGGCTTCCGGCGAAGGGATGAATTTTTCAACCTATTAAAAACGAATAAAAGGGAAAAGAGAAAATCTATCGATGGTCAAGATGTGGAAGAAGCGACTGGCTCAAGAGCAAAAATACTAGATACCAGTGTAATCATTGATGGGCGTATCGCTGATATTTGTCAAACGAACTTTTTAGAAGGAACGCTCATTATACCGCAATTTGTTTTAGGTGAATTGCAGCATATTGCCGATTCTTCGGATGCTTTAAAACGAAATCGCGGACGTCGGGGATTGGATGTCTTAAATCGAATTCAGAAGGATTTACCAATCAAGGTAGAGATTTATAATGGTGATTTTGAGGAGATTCAGGAAGTAGACAGTAAGCTCATTAAGCTTGCAAAAGTTATCGATGGAGTTGTTGTAACGAACGACTTTAATCTGAATAAAGTATGTGATCTTCAAGGTGTAAGTGTGCTAAACATAAATGATTTAGCGAATGCAGTGAAACCTGTTGTATTGCCTGGAGAAGAATTAGTTGTACAGGTAATTAAAGATGGGAAAGAGCATAATCAGGGTGTTGCTTATTTAGATGATGGTACGATGATCGTAGTAGAAGAAGGCAGGGACTATATCGGTCAAACGATTGAAGTTCTAATCACTAGTGTATTGCAAACATCTGCAGGTCGTATGATTTTTGCAAAACCAAAATTACTTGAAAAAGCACAGTAA
- the gltX gene encoding glutamate--tRNA ligase — translation MTNNVRVRYAPSPTGHLHIGNARTALFNYLYAKHFDGKFIVRVEDTDDKRNVEGGEESQNTFLKWLGIEWDEGADIGGEYGPYRQTERLDIYKKYTDELLERGLAYKDYMTEEELEAEREEQQANGQTPKYSGAHRDLTAEQIAAFEAEGRKPSIRFRVPDNKTYTFQDIVRGEISFESSDFGDWVMVKQNGIPTYNFAVAIDDHLMEISHVLRGEEHISNTPKQMMIFDAFDWTAPQYGHMTLILNEERKKLSKRDNHVVQFIEQYKDLGYLPEAMFNFISLLGWSPVGEEEIFDQQTLIEIFDPERLSTSAAIFDQQKLKWMNNEYIKKADFSKVIELTMPYLIDAGKLPADMDEEKRIWAENMISLYREQLRYGKEIVELTELFFNDHIELDDASLEILKEEQVPEVLQVFTDKLIHLDDFTKDSIKAQFKATQKETGHRGKKLFMPIRIATTGQMHGPELPFAIELLGKEVILARLDKVLKQLGA, via the coding sequence ATGACAAATAATGTTCGAGTTCGATATGCTCCAAGCCCAACAGGCCATTTGCACATCGGTAACGCAAGAACGGCACTTTTTAATTACTTATATGCAAAACACTTTGACGGGAAATTTATTGTTCGTGTAGAGGATACCGACGATAAACGTAATGTTGAAGGTGGAGAAGAGAGTCAGAATACATTTTTGAAATGGCTTGGCATCGAATGGGATGAAGGCGCGGATATCGGTGGAGAATATGGTCCATATCGCCAAACAGAGCGACTAGATATTTATAAGAAATATACCGATGAGCTCCTTGAACGGGGTCTTGCATATAAAGATTATATGACAGAGGAAGAGCTTGAAGCAGAGCGCGAAGAACAACAAGCTAATGGACAAACACCGAAATATTCAGGTGCACACCGCGATTTAACAGCGGAGCAAATTGCTGCATTTGAAGCAGAGGGAAGAAAACCCAGCATCCGTTTCCGTGTTCCGGATAATAAAACGTACACATTCCAAGATATCGTTCGTGGGGAAATCTCATTTGAATCAAGTGATTTCGGTGACTGGGTAATGGTGAAGCAAAATGGTATTCCAACATATAACTTTGCTGTTGCAATCGATGACCATTTAATGGAGATTTCTCATGTTCTTCGTGGGGAAGAGCATATATCCAACACACCGAAACAAATGATGATCTTTGATGCATTTGATTGGACAGCACCACAATATGGCCATATGACACTAATTCTAAATGAAGAGCGGAAGAAACTGAGTAAACGTGATAATCATGTTGTTCAGTTTATCGAGCAATATAAGGATTTAGGTTATTTGCCAGAAGCAATGTTTAACTTCATTTCTTTACTTGGCTGGTCACCTGTTGGCGAGGAAGAAATCTTTGATCAACAAACATTGATTGAAATCTTTGATCCAGAACGCCTGTCTACATCTGCAGCGATTTTTGACCAACAAAAATTAAAATGGATGAATAATGAATACATTAAGAAAGCTGATTTCAGCAAAGTTATTGAGCTCACAATGCCATATTTAATTGATGCAGGGAAATTACCAGCGGACATGGATGAGGAAAAGCGCATTTGGGCTGAAAATATGATTTCTTTATATCGTGAGCAATTACGATATGGTAAGGAAATCGTTGAGTTGACAGAGCTATTCTTCAATGATCATATTGAGCTTGATGATGCATCCTTGGAAATACTTAAAGAAGAGCAAGTTCCTGAGGTATTACAAGTATTCACGGATAAGCTAATCCATTTGGATGATTTCACGAAGGATTCAATTAAAGCGCAGTTTAAGGCTACCCAAAAGGAAACAGGCCATCGTGGGAAGAAGCTATTCATGCCAATTCGAATTGCAACAACTGGACAAATGCATGGTCCTGAACTCCCGTTCGCAATTGAGCTGTTAGGGAAAGAAGTTATCTTAGCGCGTTTGGACAAGGTGTTAAAACAATTAGGAGCTTAA
- the cysE gene encoding serine O-acetyltransferase: MGIFKRMKEDMDVVFEQDPAARTYFEVFLTYSGVHAVWNHRIAHAFYKKKLFFIARVISQVSRFFTGIEIHPGAVIGRRLFIDHGMGVVIGETCEIGDNVTIFQGVTLGGTGKEKGKRHPTVKDNALISTGAKVLGAITIGESSKVGGGAVVIKDVPDHSTVVGIPGRVVVQNGERVRTDLDHHKIPDPVADRCKELQQEIDRLKIEIDRMKEGKADYVNKSL, translated from the coding sequence ATGGGGATATTTAAAAGGATGAAAGAGGACATGGATGTGGTGTTTGAACAGGATCCAGCTGCGAGAACCTATTTTGAAGTGTTCTTAACCTATTCTGGTGTGCACGCTGTTTGGAATCACCGAATAGCTCATGCCTTTTATAAAAAGAAATTATTCTTTATTGCTAGGGTTATATCGCAGGTTAGTCGGTTTTTTACTGGAATTGAAATCCACCCAGGTGCAGTAATCGGCAGACGATTATTTATCGATCATGGCATGGGGGTCGTCATCGGTGAAACTTGCGAAATTGGTGATAATGTTACGATTTTCCAAGGTGTTACATTAGGAGGAACCGGGAAGGAGAAAGGAAAACGCCATCCAACGGTTAAGGATAATGCACTTATTTCTACTGGTGCCAAGGTGCTAGGAGCAATCACGATTGGTGAGAGCTCTAAAGTTGGTGGCGGTGCTGTCGTTATAAAGGATGTCCCAGACCATTCAACAGTTGTAGGTATACCGGGAAGGGTCGTCGTACAAAATGGAGAAAGAGTAAGGACAGATTTAGATCATCATAAGATACCAGATCCAGTAGCGGATCGGTGCAAAGAATTGCAACAGGAGATCGACCGATTAAAAATAGAAATCGATAGGATGAAAGAAGGGAAAGCTGATTATGTCAATAAAAGTTTATAA
- the cysS gene encoding cysteine--tRNA ligase — protein MSIKVYNTLTRNKEEFKPLVEGKVSMYVCGPTVYNYIHIGNARPAIVFDTVRRYFEYKGYKVDYVLNFTDVDDKIIKTANEANAEVKEIADKYIDAYLEDVAALGVKKATVNPRVMETMDDIIAFIEVLVNKDYAYEAAGDVYFKPRAFEGYGKLSHQSIDELRSGARIQIGERKEDPLDFALWKKAKDGEISWDSPWGKGRPGWHIECSAMVKKYLGDTIDIHAGGQDLTFPHHENEIAQSEAMTGHSFANYWMHNGYINIDNEKMSKSLGNFVLARELIEKHDPQILRFFMLSVHYRNPINFTEELLENAKNGFGRIITAYQNLEHRKASSTNLAEDEAEWLSKIDALKQQFEAAMDDDFNSANAISVLFDLAKEANVYLQSKQTTIQVIDTFQEAIRIFLQILGINVNDEKDLLDEDIEALILERNEARKNRNFARADEIRDLLKDQHIILEDTAQGVRWKRGQ, from the coding sequence ATGTCAATAAAAGTTTATAATACATTAACCCGTAACAAAGAGGAATTTAAACCACTTGTTGAGGGAAAGGTTAGTATGTATGTATGTGGACCAACAGTTTATAACTATATCCATATCGGTAATGCTCGTCCTGCAATTGTATTTGATACGGTAAGAAGATATTTTGAATACAAGGGATATAAGGTTGACTACGTACTCAATTTCACAGATGTTGATGACAAAATCATTAAAACAGCAAATGAAGCAAATGCCGAAGTAAAAGAGATTGCCGATAAATATATTGATGCTTACTTAGAGGATGTTGCAGCATTAGGTGTCAAAAAAGCAACGGTTAATCCACGTGTAATGGAGACAATGGATGATATTATTGCGTTTATTGAGGTTCTTGTAAATAAAGATTATGCATATGAAGCGGCTGGAGATGTTTATTTTAAACCACGTGCATTTGAAGGATATGGGAAGCTGTCCCATCAGTCTATCGATGAATTACGCTCCGGTGCAAGAATACAAATTGGTGAAAGAAAAGAGGATCCACTTGATTTTGCATTATGGAAAAAGGCAAAGGATGGAGAAATTTCCTGGGATTCCCCGTGGGGTAAGGGCCGACCTGGCTGGCATATCGAATGCTCGGCAATGGTGAAGAAATATCTCGGCGACACGATTGATATTCATGCAGGCGGACAGGATTTAACCTTCCCGCATCATGAAAATGAAATAGCCCAGTCGGAAGCTATGACAGGACATTCATTTGCGAACTATTGGATGCATAATGGCTATATTAATATCGATAATGAAAAAATGTCAAAATCACTCGGAAACTTTGTACTTGCACGAGAATTAATTGAAAAGCATGATCCGCAAATTTTAAGATTCTTCATGCTAAGCGTACATTATCGCAATCCAATTAATTTTACTGAAGAATTATTGGAAAATGCGAAGAATGGATTTGGCAGAATTATAACGGCATATCAGAACCTGGAACATCGAAAAGCTTCAAGTACGAATTTGGCAGAAGATGAAGCAGAATGGCTATCAAAAATTGACGCGTTAAAACAGCAATTTGAAGCAGCGATGGATGATGATTTTAATAGTGCAAATGCTATTTCTGTCTTGTTTGATCTAGCGAAGGAAGCAAATGTTTACTTGCAATCAAAACAGACGACGATCCAAGTTATCGATACCTTCCAGGAAGCGATTCGGATATTCCTGCAAATACTTGGAATCAATGTAAATGATGAAAAAGATTTGCTTGATGAAGATATCGAGGCATTAATCTTGGAGCGGAACGAAGCAAGAAAGAATCGAAACTTTGCTCGCGCAGATGAGATTAGAGATTTACTGAAGGACCAGCATATTATTTTGGAAGATACTGCTCAAGGAGTCCGCTGGAAAAGGGGCCAATAA
- a CDS encoding Mini-ribonuclease 3, whose protein sequence is MELEVKQMKSLALAYMGDAIYEVYVREHLLNKGEVKPNQLHNHAVRFVAGKAQAAIILHFLEIGILSEEESRIVARGRNAKSGSIPKNISVQTYRYSTAFEALIGYHYLLKNEARLAELLQLSVAFIEGRSE, encoded by the coding sequence ATGGAATTAGAAGTAAAACAAATGAAGAGTTTAGCACTTGCGTACATGGGTGATGCTATATATGAAGTCTATGTACGTGAGCATTTATTAAATAAAGGTGAGGTTAAACCGAATCAGCTTCATAATCATGCGGTTCGATTTGTTGCCGGAAAAGCACAAGCAGCAATCATTTTGCACTTTCTGGAAATAGGCATCTTGTCGGAAGAAGAGAGTCGCATCGTAGCGCGCGGGAGAAATGCAAAGTCAGGATCAATTCCAAAGAATATCAGTGTTCAAACCTATCGCTATAGCACCGCATTCGAAGCGTTAATCGGCTATCATTATTTATTAAAAAATGAAGCGCGGTTAGCAGAACTATTACAACTATCGGTAGCATTTATCGAGGGAAGGAGTGAATAG